The genome window TTGGCCTGGCAGgcacggagctgcagcagcgcgacgtTCTTCCCACCTTCCCACTGGCCCCTGTTGTGgccctgctgcagccgccggCGAGCACCGTGTCGACAGCTCTCCAGCGCGAACTGCAGGCGCTCTTGTGGAACCCTAGTGCCGCGTCGCCGagctcggcagcggcggcagcggcagcctcggcagcaacggcagcggcagcggcgctgacggagcAACTCGCGGCCATCGCGACGGTGAACCAGGAAGTGTACCTCGTACACCCCCGCAAGCTGCGAGAGCCCCTGGAGAAGATCACGTgtcgacgcagcggcagcgtggaCGCCGGCTCGCAATCGGCTGCAGAGGTGACTatcacctctctcctcttgaCGTACCTGGGCGACACTCGAGGCGGCAGtgacgcagcggcggcacttatcggtggcgcgggcccgcgcagcggcagaggcgccaGCCGCGCGCGTGGTGGggtggccgccgcggcagggCGACGCCAGTTATTCCTGTTTGTTGGTCATAGCGACGGCGTAGTGACGCGGTGTGAACTGAACCCGTCGTCCGCCAAAGTGACGGCAACGGCGGAGTTGTGGTGTGGCTCCCGCCCGTGCCAGCTTGTCGCGGGCGACGGCGAGACTTTCTGCTACGTCGTCTCGGGCGAGCGCACGTGGCGGTGCGAGGTGCAGGATAGGACGGTCAGAATGGCGCCGTACAGCTTTCCAACGCGGCCGACCTCGTTTGCGCGGTTTGTGCTCCCGTCGCGGgtcagctccgccgccgcgaaCGGCAGCGACTCGGCAACCCCGGGCGCGCAGGGCAGCACAAACGAGCAGGACGAGGACCCCCTTGCCGTAGTCGAGTCCATCACCCTCGTTCCACgcgagaagcagcaggaaGTGGTCATCGCCGTGCAGAACCGCGAGTTGGCTCTCTACGTGTCGAATACCGGcgccggtggtggcggcggtggcccgGGCTCGGGAGGCGTTGAGTATAGCTTTCAGCACCACCCACTGCCGCTGGCAGGTCGCcggctcctgcagcacccaACACGCCCAGCCTATCTCATTCTCTGCGGTGTCGAGCACCGCAGCCACGGCCGGCAGGAGGtagagcggcaccgcgctGAGGATCGTGCCTTCCTCACAGCTCGAATGGCGGACATCGCACAGGCCGAGGACCGTGGCGCACACTACGGCGAGGGTCTGTACGGCGGCATCCCGTacacggcgccgcagcgttCCCTTGGACGCCCCAACGCGTACCACagcacgctgcagctctacCACCGCGATGCccagcgcctgctgccgcccatCCACTTTGAGCCAAACGAAGCGATCACCTCTGTCGCGGTGGGCAGTTTCTTCAAGGAGTTTGGTCGCGAACCGGTCGTCATTATTGGCACGGCATCCTCTTACACACACGGAGCTggctgcggcaccgccgcgtcgTGGCGGCATGGCTTCCTGCGCACATTTCGGTgtgccagcggcagcggcagtgtgggtggtggtagtggtggcgCTGATGCGTTGCTGAGACTGGAGCTGCTACACAGCACATACCTGCGCCCGGATGACAGTGGCAGTACTGTCAGCGGCAAGGATCGTCTCGCCGGCGCCAAGAGTAGTggtgtcgccgccgccggcggaGGCAACAGCATAGACACGGCTGCGAAGCCGGACTACCCCTCCGCGTTGTGCATCTGCGAGCCGGTAGGCATTCTGTTCGTTGGCATGGGCGCCGCACAGGGGCTGCGAATCTACTCGTGGGGAAAGGAGCAcctccttcgccgccgccacctcgcgAACACGCCAGGTCAGCGCATCACCGCCATCGACTTTGTTTTCGCGTCGCCGCCGGGCAGCCGGAACGTGAACGCGCGCAACGTGTCCTTCTTCGCTGCCGACCTCTACCAGTGCCCGTACGGAGACGCCGAGGGTATGCGGATGGTGCGGGAAAAGCAGCTGCTTATTGTCTGCGGCACCGTGAACGCCTCCGTGTTCAttgccgcgctgcagcccgGGACTCCCGCccccgcagctgcacatGGCCCAGCGGGAGCAACGACAGCCTCCACACCGTCGTTCCTGCTGCAGATCATTACAGACAGCGTACCGCGGCATATCACgagcgttgttgttgtggaCGAgcgcaccgtcgccgcgtcAGACCGCTTTGGCACGGTGGTGTTCTTGCGCATCCCGgaaagcacacgcacaaaatTTGCCCAACCCGTCCATCAGTTGCAGGAGGCCGAGCTCATCGCTGAGGAGACCTacctgcgcacgcagcagaCTTTCCGTGAGGTAGCGCGACACCACGTCGGCGAGCTCGTGACGGCACTGCATGTACAGCCTCAAGACCTCTCGCAGGGCACCGACACGGCTCTTGCGACGAAGATTGTGTACTACAGCACCGCACTCGGCAGCCTCGGCGCGTACGTGCCACTGCTCTCGGAAGAGGACGGCGCTCTGGCGGCCTACCTGCAGCCGCTCTTGCACTCGCACATCCGCCCGCTGCTCGGCCCGCCCACCGCCTTGCCTCGGGCGTCACACCTGTCGCACCACGTGGTGGACGGCGACATCGCGCAGCtactgcgcggcggcgccaccacgccaTTCTCGACAGCCGCCAAGGAAGACATTGCCGACGCCCTGGAGCGGCAAGTGAAGGTGGAAGCGGCGCGTCGCAACGTATTGGGGCTACCGAAGCGCActctgccttctctcccGGAGCTCATTGCAAAGCAGCGCGCGCTACTCAGCCTACCGCTATAAGACGGCGTatagggaagagagagacactgTGACGTATGTAGTAAGTTCgaggaggggatgggggCATTGATGAATGCCAGTGGTGTGCGGTCAGGATGGCGGCTTTACTTGGATGGCTGGCTGTGTTAGTGTTGCTCAGCGGTGTGGGTCTGCTTGCGTGTCGCTGAGCCcctgcgcctgcagctccgccgcgcccactctcctcccctttctaACGTCTTTGACTGACATCTCGGTCGTCGTCGTATTCCTCGTTTGAAATTCATAGGCTGTTGGGTTAACTCGACCGACGTGGCACAGAGCGCGAAGCGGGGAGGGGCACCATCGGCACGTGCgtggaaagagcgagaaCCATCAGCTAACAGTATCCGCAGCGTGTCCCCACGCATCCCTCTCTGTGGGTCtcgctcactctctctcttcgcagTCCTTTCCTCTTACCGCTTAGCCAGTGTCCGCTAGACCGCACCCCCACCCGCACACCTTACCTCCCCTGCACTTTTGCTGCAGATCTGACTTAGGTTCAACAACGCACTCCTATCagagaaggggtggtgtGGGacagggagggaaggggacgGTAGAGCTCCTGGTGATGTTGCTCTGGTGCCGGTGTGGTGGCGAATGGAGATTTTGCAGACTCCTCGGCGCGACGATGCGCGTAGCCACAGCACGACGCAAGTGTGGCGTGGTGAAGAGCTGGATGCTGTGGGAAGGCGGGGAAGAATGAGAGAGTTAGAAGGGGGAAAAATCAATGATCTCTTGTACGAGCCGCATTCCGCCTCCATCGTCCTcactcccacacacacagagagacgcacagtCCTCCTCTGAGGAAGGCGGGACAGCACATGGTAGGAGGGGGGTACCCCGGCCTTGCCGCAGCGTGCCGGGTCTCGGTCGCACGCATCCacctacccccctccctctcctctgcgtgCGCCATGCGCATCTCTTTACTTGTactctttttctcttgaCCATCTTCTCCACCGCTTACTCCCCCcacctcacacacacacacacacacacacacacacacacgttccGCTGACATTACAGCCCACTCACACggcgcccacacacacgcacgctcgcaCTCGCTTGACGCACACGTTTCGCTCAAATCCTGCGCTTCATCAGTggcccgcagcagcagcagcagcagtagtctctctctctctctctctcaccatcccccccctctccccataCCGAGGCTCCACTTCAGCAATGGCCACCATCATCAGCGTTCTCGCCGCTGTGGCAGTTCTCGCCGCCGTGCTCGCGCTGGCCTGCGTCGCGCCCACAGCCTCAGCCGCTACCGCTCCCCCCGCTACCATCTCCGACGCAAGCACGGAGTACTTTGTGAAGCTGTGGGCAGACAAGTACCCACTCAACTACGTGTGGTCCGGCAAAGACATATGCAAGTACGAGGGTATCTCCTGCGACACAGTGAAGCAGACGGTGACGATGCTGCTCCCCAGGGTCGGCCTCACCGGCACCATCCCCCGCTTCGGCTCCAAGTCTGGCTTTATACCCGCCAATGTGCGTGTGGTCACCATCAACCTCATGGACAACCCGGGGCTCAGTGACGCCTTCCCGGAGCACTACGGCCAGTTGACGCGACTGCAGGAGCTGTACCTGATGAACACGTCGCTGCAGGGCACGATCCCACAGACATGGAATAACCTCGCGAACCTGGCTATTCTGGACGTGTCGAAGACAAAGGCCTGCGGTAACCTGCCGGCCTGGGACTCCAAGGGAATGAAGTCGCTCCAGTATATGCACTTCAAAGGTAACAACCTCATGAAGGGCTCCGTCCCGGCGAGCCTTGCCACATTCGGCGCTGTCTCCTTCGAAACCACCGGGAGCCGCCTCTGCGGCTGCATCCCCCTGGAGTTCGGGAGTAGCACCTACATGATGATGCAGTTAATTCGTGACCAGCCCCAGCTGAACACAGCGAACTGCGCGACGACCAATATGTGCACGCCCCAGGACCTGAACTGTAACGCCAAGcccaacgccgccgcgatCGGCTACAGCGGCGCGAGCgttgcggcggtggtgaccAGTGTTCTCGTCACGGTGGCGTCGCTTCTCGCGTAAGCAGTAAGAGCAAGTCGGCAACAGacaagagggggggggggaagaggtgcgagGCAAAcaagcgaagaagagagggggggacgGCCCGTGAGCATGGCTCGCGTGCATACCGTGTTGCTGTTGAATAGggaactctctctctctctgtgttggATCCTGCGTGCCACTCCTTGGAAACGGGGAAGGGGAGGTACAAGTTGTCAGGTGACTCAAGACACATCTCGCtcctcacacccacaccctaCCACCTCGTCACATGGGTGCACATGCATCCCATCGGTAATCCCCCACTTCCACCatcgccacggcggcggcggcgatggtgcaAGCGAGCGTGAACAACTATAAGCACCTCACTCCTCAGTATCTCTCTTCGTGGGCTGTTATTTCCTCTACtttggggagaggggcaccTCCCCACTCACTCATTCGCTCGTTTCCTTCATTTCCTCGTGAGGCGTGTGTTtggagagaaagcgaagggGCGCGGTGGTGACGACGAGTGTTCGGTCTGCGTCTCTGTGAGTGCAAAAgagatgtgtgtgtgtgcgtgtgtgtgtctcggcGGTTTCATGTGGCGGAAGGGAACAGAGAGCAGTCGGGATGAGGCGAGGTGGCGTGCcacccttccctccctcccctcccctcttcaaTGGATGGCCTCCTCATCCGTGAAGTAGtcgagaaagggggggaggaatgGGGGCTTTGTGCATGGATACGCACTGGCACTGCAAGCTTCCGCCAACGACCTCAGCAatcctccacccacccagcaccgcctctctctaccaccaccaccaccaccaaccccCTCTTTGGTTTGCCGACTTCGTTGACCTTCATTCTACGTGACTCGCTTGTGCGGCGGAACGCTGCACAGGCGCATCCCTCATCCGCTTATTTGTGAAGTGGCGGTGGCTAACCcgtgtcctcctccctttgtACTCCCCCCTACTTcatcccacccacccaccccccccccgtttctgtcgcttttctttttccgcCCCACCGCGCTCGCTCCTCCTGCCTGTCTCCTCGATGTCTTGCGTCTGCAACGGTGCGCCGTCATTGGCTGCCTCTTaggaacagagagagggagagagaacgacgcacgctcgcgcacgcacgtaGACGGATGCGTGGGCATGTAGGGCTACGCGGTGTGAACCCGGACGTAAGCGTATGTATGGAAGGCAcgcgagcgagggagagtgaaggagaggtgCCCCGTGCTCTACCTCTCTCCGCCCATTTATCTTTTCCTTTACCATGTGCATCATCATCATTATCCTCACCATCATCGTCTCcatcacccacccaccccctctgcCACCCTCATCATTTTACTCTACCTcactttctcctttccttggattcccctctctcttactTTACTCGCTttgtctccctcgctctctctctacacacacacacgcacacatgcacatacctcatgtgcacgtgtgcgtccACGTAGGCAGGTCGagtcgcccccccccctcttctcctcctcctctcctcctccccctcacgTATGTGCACATCAGTcacccctttcccttctcttcgttCTTACCCTTTCGCTTGTTTTGCTTGCATGTGCATATGAAGGTTAACGTTTGCCCttgggcggtggcggtggtgtgtgtctgtgtagcTCTTCGACTTTAGATGGTATTCGCCGTCTGCccgcgtgtatgcgtgcatGCGCTCCGTGACTGTACGCGTCGCTCTGTCTGTCTTCGTGTGTTGTTTGCCCGTCCCCTGTGTGGCTGGCCTTTTCTACGTGCATgtcggaggaagaggcgcatGTGTCTCGCTCAAatgaaggaaagagaggcaggcaggcaggcagagcGAGGGATGGAGGCTAAAAAGTTCCTGACGTCAACACGAGCAACCACCAAACGAAACCAAGGGAAGAGCGGGGGGACAAGAGAGGAAACGTGTACGCGTCCCCGACGTGCGTAatgacggcagcggcggagagTCGCAGGGACGGGCACAGGTGAAGAAGACAAGTGGTGGgagcgaaaagggagaaggcggcagcCGTGTGCGTACGCGCCTCGATGCGCGCGACTGCCTCCCCCGTcacccttcctccctctctgcgggtGTCTACATAAGGAAGgtcgcgtgtgtgctgcctcTTGTGGACTGTGCGACTCGCCGTCCATGAATGGGTCTCCCGTATTGCTCTCTactcttcctttcccttctcacTATCGccttgttctctccctctctctctctctctctgtgtgtacgcgcacaaccaacacgcacacgtgcacaacCGGCAGTCATTTTCTATTCATTTCAGACTCTTGCCTGCTTGTTGTGTACCGGTACACGAGAGGCGAGCACCATGTCTGTGGCAGCGCCCCCGCTGTGATCACTtcctacacacacgcacctctctccttctctctttgtttgtcGCCCTCtgcagcccccccccgccgGTCTGACAGATGGACTTCGCACTGCACCTGACCTCATCGTGCCCCACCGCGACATCCGCCTCacctgccgccaccacagcaggaGCTAGCAGTGGCCCGAGGTTTTCCCCGAGAGTGGGGACAGTGACAGCGGCCTCCACGGCACTCCTGACCTCGTCCAACGCGCTGGAGCGCATGCGCAGGTATGACCTCTACGTGCGCATGCACAAGACACGGTGTCGgtacctcctcctcttgctgctgATCCCCCTCTTCTACTTCCAGTGCACCTTCTTCGGGCGGTACGACCACCTGATGAACGCTGCAGGCGAGGGGTCGTACGGGGGGCTGGCCGGCGCTGTGGGAGGGGCCGGCCTCGCTGCTACCGGAGCGTCAGGCCCTTCGAAGGATGGCAGCCTACACTTCGGTCTGGCTGCTTCAGATGCGGAGGCCGCGGGCGATGACAGTGCGCTGACGGGCAGCTCCATAGGCGGGCGTCGCAGTCATGTGCGGCGGCTGATAATCACGCAGGCTTTGAACGCCATAGGAACGGCGATGGGCCGCATGGATCTGTGGGAAGCACAGTGGTGGCCCCCCGTCAAACTGGACACCAGACACGACCGACACGTACTACGAGCAAGGGCTGCACGCTTCTACTCCCAGCGCGGCCTCTCTGTCGCTAGCCCGCAGTAAACCGCCATGGTCGGCCATCACGCAGCGTAACGCGGCTGTCGGGTCTTTTGTTCGATCCGGAACCTCCACCGTACAAGCTGGCGCTGAGCGCCTTCTTCCACACGCGGCAGGCGAGGTCGGCTGGGCCCTGCAATCGCTGCCATGCCCGTGCCATTGACAAGGACATCCGGAATGAGCTGATCAACTACAACGTACTCGTGCGAAGCTTCAAACTTCGCGTACCACTGCTGCTCTATTACAACCGCATGCCTGTCTACGCCATGATGCAGCACCTGCGGCTTATGCGGGTTCGCAGCTACCAACTCCTGGGCTACATGACTCGCGACTACACCTCGCAGAAGCGACCGGGAAcggtgaggagagaggtCGCTGACAACCCGGACCTGCACGCACGGCAGCTGAACTTCGAGCTGACACGGCTGTCGCTGGTCTTTTatctgcagcgcctgcatcTGCGCGCCCTGCGGCACGCGGACGCCATGCGGCTGGAGACATTCCACTTCCTCCGCTACCTTAGCTCGGCCATCCCCGTGCTGCGCAACGTCTGGGTAGGGCAGGATCACTGCAAGTGGCCCGGCGTCTcgtgcgtcgtcgtccacaTCCCGCTGAACTCGCTGATTGACGACGACCACCCTGCCCTGCAGGCGTTCGTGGAGAGTATTTTCTCTGTCTGCCGTGGCCCAGActgccgacggcggcgctgcgtcgcgcCGTCCTGCGCAGCGTACACACACCATCTGACGACGCGCCTGTTCACCTCGGCTGCACCGGCGTACGGGCTCAGGTGGGATCGCAAGgacggcacagcagcgatggaTGAGATGATCTGGGAAAAGACCTCCACCTCATCACGCGGTGCCGCCGGCGGCATCGGCGTGGCAgcgtcaccgccatcgccatcgACCACCCCCACTGGCACTAACAGAGATACAGGGCGCAGCGCCAGGGCCAGTGAGGCAGCCCGCTCGaaccgcggcagcgctgcgagTTCGAAGCGGTCAGTGTGGGCGGTGCAGATGTTTGCGTATGAGCGCCCGCACGTGGTCCTGACAGAGCCAATCTTGCTCGTCGACATCGACGTGCAGAGGATTGTGAAAGAGACACTCGGGGTCACCGTTTCAGGTACCACGGGCACTAACGGCAGTGAaggagccacagcagcagcagcagcagcagatgcgtcgtcgccaccgtcgccctcGGCGGCTCCCTTTGGCCCTCCCTCTGACTTCGCCACGCCGGCGTACGCAAAGGGTGTCGACCGGCCCTTCGTCGGCGACCTCTTTGGTatgcagcgccgctttcTCCGGAGAATGGCCGAAGCCGCTCCACGGGGCCTGCGGTATggcaagcagcgcagcggcagccccGCCGTGACGATCTCGTACACCTTCGTTGTACTGAAGCTGGCGAACATGGGGCTGCGCGGGTACCTGCCCGATTTCTACGACACTGCGTCCGCGTATGATGAGCGTCAGGCAACTGCAGGCTCCGCAGCGAATGGAAATCGcgcgagcagcaacaacaacagcagcagctgctgctgcggtcgtgCCAGCAACATCCAGTCGCGCTTCGCCGATGACTATGAGGAGGCAAATCTGCCGcccgcaacagcagccacggcCGAGCAAGGCAGCAACAAGTCAGTGGAGGAAGTCAGTGCGCTAACCCCTCGCTCCGATGTGTACTGGGGCCGCCTCTCGCGCATGCGCATGTTGGAATCCCGTAACTTGTTCGTTGGCTCCCTCGCAACGGCCGCGCCGCGGCGGACCCTGGAGTCCGTCGCGGAGATCGGGAGGGAGCTGCAGGGGGTGCTGTGTCGGCTGGAGAGGATCAGCCAGCGTAACCATCACGAAGACCTTACAGCCTACTTCTCCGAAGTGGCCTCTCTGGCCCGCTTTCAAAATGAGCGATGGAGTCCCTACCGATGGTCAGCAGCGATGATCAACGCCACGAACAACGCGGCGCAGTCCGCCACGCAACGGCTCTACACCATCATTGAGGACAACGCCCTCTCCCCGCGCTTTGTCGACCCGGTGCATGACATTGATCACCGCGTGCACACCTTCGGGGAGTTGAACCCGCGTCTGATCGGCCTCCTGTCACTCGACGTCTCGGCAAACCCGTTGCTGACGCATCTGTTTCCTCGCACGTGGTTGTCCATCCCATATCTGCACTCGGTGCGGACGACCGGGACGTCCATCCtgacgacgccgctgcggctgcggtcACGACTCTACAACCACAGCGACCACTGCTCTGCATCGTCTATTCACCTCGACAGCGCTATGAAGACGTATGCCGAGGAAGCGATACGCGAGCGATGCGGGAAggatgcggcggtggcagcagcggcggagaCGGCACGTGACAAGGTGGAGGGGACCTCTGAGA of Leishmania braziliensis MHOM/BR/75/M2904 complete genome, chromosome 5 contains these proteins:
- a CDS encoding surface antigen-like protein, whose amino-acid sequence is MATIISVLAAVAVLAAVLALACVAPTASAATAPPATISDASTEYFVKLWADKYPLNYVWSGKDICKYEGISCDTVKQTVTMLLPRVGLTGTIPRFGSKSGFIPANVRVVTINLMDNPGLSDAFPEHYGQLTRLQELYLMNTSLQGTIPQTWNNLANLAILDVSKTKACGNLPAWDSKGMKSLQYMHFKGNNLMKGSVPASLATFGAVSFETTGSRLCGCIPLEFGSSTYMMMQLIRDQPQLNTANCATTNMCTPQDLNCNAKPNAAAIGYSGASVAAVVTSVLVTVASLLA